The sequence GGGCCAGGTCGCCGTCACTGCCTTGGCCGCCAGATCGATCACGGCAACGTTGCCCTGTCCCCATAGACTAGCGTAAAGCCGGCGGCCGTCGCGTGTCGGTAAAACAGCGTACGGATAGCTGCGTTTCGGCAGTTCGAGGTTTTCGATCTTCGACGACTCGGCGAGCGGGACGAACGAAATCCTGCTCCCCCAAGCATTGGCGACGAACAACGTCGCGCCGTCGTGGCTGCAGGCCAGGCCCGTTGGAATGCCCTTGGATTTCACGTCGGAGATTTGCAGTTCCTTATGATCGCTTAGCTGGCCGTCGGCAAACGCGAACTCGTGGACCACCTCAAACTCGCCGCCGCTGGCGAAGAGCCTCTTTCCCGCGGGATCGAATGTCAGCCCGTAAAACGATTGCGACAGCTTCTCGCGCGAGACGATCTGCTGCTTATTCAAATCGACGATCACCACCTCATGCTCGCCATAACCGCAATGGAGCACGGCGGCCCAAGGCTGGTTCGGATGCAGAGCGATATTCACTGGAAAATCGCCGAGCGGAATCTGCTTCCCCGCCGGCTGAAGCGTCCATTGATTCGGCAGCAGCGTTCGCCCGTCGGATTGTAAACCGGGCCAGCGTGGAGGCGGAGCGGAGTCATCGGCTGCCGGCGCGCGATTCGCAAGGATCAAATACAAAAGGCAAGACAGCCCGGCGATCCTTGCGCAATTCGGATGGTGCATGATAGTTCTCGATCACGGTGTAGCGGAATTATATCTCCGGTCGTTTATACCCAATCCTATGTAAATCCTGTTAACCCTGTCCAAAATAGTCTTCGATCACGTCCAGCGAAACCACCGCAGGGCAAGAACGAAGGTCAGAATCCCCCACGCCGCTAGCGTAAGTAGTTGGCGGCTGATCGCGGAGAGCGGCGATCCTTCGAGCATCACGGCCCGCAACCCGTCAATGAGCGGAGTGAGCGGCAGCGCTTTGATGAACGGTTGGGCGGCGGCCGGAAACCGCTCCGACGAGAAAAAGATTCCCGACAGCACCCACATCGGCAGCATCACGAGATTCATCAAGCCGGAAACTGTTTCCAGCGTCCGCGCGCGGCTGGCCACCAGCAGGCCGATGCCGGCGAACATTCCGGCTCCGAGCAAGATCAACGCAACCACCGCCAGCAGGCTGCCATGAATCACCACCCCGAACACCAGCCAGGAGAAGAGCAACAACACGAGCACCTCGGGCACCATGAAGGCCAGCCTGCTGATCATGATGCCTGCCAGAAAATGGCTCTTTTTCATCGGCGTGGCAAGGAATCTCTTGAGCAACTTGCGAATCCGCATATCGACCGTGACGAATCCGACTCCCCACAAGCCGCCCCCCATCAACCCCATGCCGAGAAGCCCCGGCACGAGAAAGTCGATGTATCGCGACCCCGGCTCATCCACCGGCTTGTCGGTCACGGTGGCAATGTCTTTGCGGCCGGCTGCGCGCTCGAGCGCGTCGTCCACCGTGTTTCGGGCCAACACGCTCTCGGGACGCGACGGATCGAAGAAAAACTCGTAGTGCGGAGCGGATTGAATGGCAACGGCGGCCGACGACGATGCGGATGCGGCGGGACCCCCTGGCGCGAGCACGATCAAATCCGTCTTTCCGGTCCGCAGCCGCAATCGGGCCGAATCGGCGTCATTGATTTCGGCATCGAATTCTTTGCCCGGCGATCCCTTGGACAAATCGCTCTTCGCTCGCTCGGCGAACGCATTCCTGATGACGTCAACTTTGACCCGCTGCACCGGCTTGTTTCGAAACGCGATCCCGAGCAGCACGACCATCAGGATCGGAAAGCCGTAAACCCAAAATACCGCCTCGGGCTCGCGATAAAACTCGCGCAGCCGAGCAACGATCAATTGACGCAGCGGCCAATAGCGCGGTGAATCGTTCATTCGTCTGACAAATGCCGGCCGGCGAGCTTTACGAAGACGTCTTCGAGGCTGGCGTGGCGGGTGGTGAGGCTGGTGAGTTCGCATCGCAAGTTCTTGAGGCGGTCCAGCAGCGCCGGCAGCACCAGATGCGGCTCCGTGACCGAGAGACGGACGTGGCCGTCTTCCGATCGCGTGGAGATCACGGCCGGCAGATCGGCGAGCGCTTGGGGTTGAAGCCGGTCGCGGCCGTCAAATTCGTCGAGCGTGATTTCAATCACGTGCTCGCCCCCGAGGGTCGAGATGAGTTCGCGCGGCGTGCCGAGCGCGATCACCCGCCCCTGATTGACGATCGCCACCCGATCACATAGCCGTTCGGCCTCGTCCATGTAATGGGTCGTGAGCAGGACGGTCCGTCCCTGCTCGCGGAAGCCGCGGATGATGTCCCAAAGCTGCCGACGCGATTGCGGATCGAGTCCCGTCGTCGGTTCATCGAGAAACAAGAGTTCCGGATCACCGACTAGCGCACAAGCCACCGCCAGCCGCTGCTTCTGTCCGCCGGAGAGCTTGCCGACCCAGGCCGTGGCCTTTTCTTCCAGCGAGACGCGGCGCATGGCTTCGTCCGGCTCGATCCCGCGATGATAGAAGCTGCGAAAGAGTGTCAACGTCTCGCGGACCGAGAGCTTCTCGGATAGCCGGGTCTCTTGCAGCGAAATGCCGATCCGCTGCTTGATCTCTGCGTCGTCCGCGCCCCATTTCAGGCCGAGCACC comes from Pirellulales bacterium and encodes:
- a CDS encoding ABC transporter permease, with amino-acid sequence MNDSPRYWPLRQLIVARLREFYREPEAVFWVYGFPILMVVLLGIAFRNKPVQRVKVDVIRNAFAERAKSDLSKGSPGKEFDAEINDADSARLRLRTGKTDLIVLAPGGPAASASSSAAVAIQSAPHYEFFFDPSRPESVLARNTVDDALERAAGRKDIATVTDKPVDEPGSRYIDFLVPGLLGMGLMGGGLWGVGFVTVDMRIRKLLKRFLATPMKKSHFLAGIMISRLAFMVPEVLVLLLFSWLVFGVVIHGSLLAVVALILLGAGMFAGIGLLVASRARTLETVSGLMNLVMLPMWVLSGIFFSSERFPAAAQPFIKALPLTPLIDGLRAVMLEGSPLSAISRQLLTLAAWGILTFVLALRWFRWT
- a CDS encoding ABC transporter ATP-binding protein encodes the protein MPIASYVRPDAHFIRTGGEPALPTLSLLSVMPPAICVTNLVKRYEGKPPVEAVRGLDLSIEQGECFGLLGPNGAGKTTTIEIVEGLLAATTGEVEVLGLKWGADDAEIKQRIGISLQETRLSEKLSVRETLTLFRSFYHRGIEPDEAMRRVSLEEKATAWVGKLSGGQKQRLAVACALVGDPELLFLDEPTTGLDPQSRRQLWDIIRGFREQGRTVLLTTHYMDEAERLCDRVAIVNQGRVIALGTPRELISTLGGEHVIEITLDEFDGRDRLQPQALADLPAVISTRSEDGHVRLSVTEPHLVLPALLDRLKNLRCELTSLTTRHASLEDVFVKLAGRHLSDE